From one Lotus japonicus ecotype B-129 chromosome 3, LjGifu_v1.2 genomic stretch:
- the LOC130744328 gene encoding uncharacterized protein LOC130744328 yields the protein MATAHSIYHVDTGKDFKHENAWRLVKDEPKWKGTFMATSSKRQKKSGDGAYATSSDPSASIEGDEYEATQPATRPKGKKNIKRKAKVGDTASSEPLYVPNSDMVAIGNAKIDLLASFKELKTQELEMKKEKTKIKKEKTQIMKAKLLKEYRDILMQDTSNMNEVQLAAHQHLCQYAMNELGMS from the coding sequence ATGGCAACGGCGCATTCCATATATCACGTAGATACGGGTAAAGatttcaaacatgagaatgCTTGGCGGTTGGTGAAAGATGAACCAAAGTGGAAGGGAACATTTATGGCAACCAGTTCAAAGAGACAGAAGAAGTCAGGAGATGGGGCGTATGCAACATCGTCTGACCCGAGTGCATCAATTGAGGGCGACGAATATGAGGCCACACAACCAGCAACCCGCCCAAAGGGAAAGAAGAATATCAAAAGGAAAGCCAAAGTAGGAGACACTGCTTCAAGTGAGCCGTTATATGTTCCTAATTCTGATATGGTAGCCATCGGGAATGCTAAAATAGACTTACTGGCGAGTTTCAAGGAGCTGAAGACCCAAGAACTGGagatgaagaaggaaaaaaccaaaattaaaaaggaaaaaacccAAATTATGAAGGCGAAGTTGCTTAAGGAATACAGGGATATCCTTATGCAGGACACATCTAACATGAACGAGGTGCAGTTAGCAGCGCATCAGCACCTATGTCAATACGCCATGAATGAACTAGGAATGTCTTAG